Proteins encoded within one genomic window of Chthonomonas sp.:
- a CDS encoding riboflavin synthase, giving the protein MFTGLVQAVGTVKETRPGKLILSPIDLGDEPVQLGESIAINGCCLTVIEFEPGMTFELSPETYTRTNFGDVVPGSGVNLERALRVGDRLGGHIVQGHVDAIGRILDIQERGEHTVYRFEAPDARYLIDKGSVTVDGISLTVVHPTDAHFEAWVIPHTRQHTNLMDRKVGDRVNLEYDVLAKHVERLINFRING; this is encoded by the coding sequence TTTACTGGTCTGGTCCAAGCCGTCGGCACAGTCAAGGAAACACGCCCGGGCAAGCTCATCTTGTCCCCGATCGACCTCGGTGATGAGCCCGTTCAGCTCGGCGAGAGCATTGCCATCAACGGTTGCTGCCTCACCGTAATCGAATTCGAGCCGGGCATGACCTTTGAACTCAGCCCCGAGACCTACACCCGTACCAACTTTGGCGACGTGGTGCCCGGGTCGGGCGTGAACCTGGAGCGGGCATTGCGGGTCGGCGACCGGCTTGGCGGCCACATCGTCCAGGGGCACGTCGATGCGATTGGACGCATCCTCGATATTCAAGAACGAGGCGAGCACACGGTCTATCGATTTGAGGCACCCGATGCCCGCTACCTCATCGACAAAGGGAGCGTCACCGTCGATGGAATCAGCCTCACGGTGGTCCATCCGACCGACGCCCATTTTGAGGCTTGGGTGATCCCTCATACGCGTCAACACACGAATCTCATGGACCGAAAGGTCGGCGACCGGGTCAACTTGGAGTACGACGTTCTGGCGAAGCACGTCGAGCGACTGATCAACTTCCGTATCAACGGCTGA
- a CDS encoding 1-acyl-sn-glycerol-3-phosphate acyltransferase, which produces MMDRGTWWYRFICDATRTLVFRPFGGLRAIHPEKIPDDGPLIFAPTHMSNFDPPACACCQPRCLTFMAKRELFKVPVIGPIIRSVGAFPVRRGENDSEAIRLAIRLLEEGRAVLVFPEGTRGDGTHMGPISSGLAMLAKRTNARILPIAMIGSHITLPKGRSWPRRHRIDIVFGDSFTFDEVAGEGNERLKRVRFVNELAKRLADLSAAHGQPLIIAESNRTTPDSGSAETESGTSAPASPETQSQP; this is translated from the coding sequence ATGATGGACAGAGGCACATGGTGGTACCGATTTATCTGTGACGCGACGCGTACGCTGGTCTTCCGGCCGTTCGGTGGACTGCGAGCGATCCACCCCGAGAAAATCCCAGACGATGGGCCGCTCATCTTCGCCCCCACCCACATGAGCAACTTCGACCCGCCTGCGTGCGCGTGCTGCCAACCGCGCTGCCTCACCTTCATGGCCAAGCGCGAGCTGTTCAAAGTGCCGGTCATTGGGCCGATCATCCGCTCCGTCGGCGCGTTCCCCGTGCGCCGTGGAGAGAACGATTCTGAAGCGATCCGCCTCGCGATCAGGTTGCTGGAGGAGGGCCGGGCCGTCTTGGTGTTTCCTGAGGGCACGCGTGGTGACGGAACTCATATGGGTCCGATTTCGTCGGGCCTTGCGATGCTGGCCAAGCGAACGAACGCTCGAATCCTCCCGATCGCGATGATCGGTTCGCACATCACGCTGCCAAAGGGTCGTAGCTGGCCCCGACGACATCGCATCGACATCGTTTTTGGAGACTCGTTCACGTTTGACGAAGTCGCGGGCGAGGGGAACGAGCGCTTGAAGCGCGTGCGGTTTGTCAACGAGCTTGCAAAGCGATTGGCGGATCTCAGCGCCGCCCACGGTCAGCCGCTGATCATCGCAGAGTCCAATCGAACGACACCAGACTCCGGTTCTGCTGAAACTGAATCCGGAACTTCAGCTCCTGCGTCGCCTGAAACTCAAAGCCAGCCCTGA
- the rmuC gene encoding DNA recombination protein RmuC, translated as MPLVIGLGVFVAGGVLVGILVYILLRPRLGQVGELDALKVEKATLVERASAVGPLQEALDRSRAEANELGQKIATLDAEAAARDRQFAEQKQLLADAENRMREAFQNLANTAVQTSQGTFLELAKSEFEKLRGASESDLDKRKVAIEALLKPIEEKLGNFNVVQQDMERARTEAYGELRKSLETVKGDHERLQRETRNLVQALRNPVRRGQWGELQLKRVVEMAGMLEYCDFETQKNLNTDDGRLRPDLIVKLPNNRTVVVDAKTPLDAYLSSVDAEEEDARRTMLVEHARQVKKHVEQLSAKSYDKQFESSPEFVVLFLPGESLYSAALEQDPSLIEFGVNNNVLIATPTTLIALLRSVAAGWRQEKLAEEARHITTLGRDLHSAFRVFADHYQNMGKKLTQAVDAYNDSVGSLERNILPKARKLKSLGGAQEAAVVDLNDIDISARTIHAPEVSALPASAGLFEEGSDA; from the coding sequence ATGCCACTCGTCATAGGTCTAGGTGTTTTCGTCGCGGGTGGCGTACTCGTCGGAATTTTGGTCTACATCCTGTTGCGCCCGCGCCTGGGACAGGTGGGCGAGCTCGATGCCCTAAAAGTCGAGAAGGCCACACTCGTTGAGCGTGCCTCTGCAGTGGGTCCGCTGCAAGAGGCGCTTGACCGCTCCCGGGCCGAAGCCAATGAGCTGGGGCAGAAGATTGCCACTTTGGATGCGGAAGCCGCCGCGCGCGATCGACAGTTTGCCGAACAAAAGCAACTCCTGGCGGACGCTGAGAATCGTATGCGCGAGGCGTTTCAGAATCTCGCGAACACCGCCGTCCAGACGAGCCAGGGCACCTTCCTCGAACTCGCCAAGTCGGAGTTCGAAAAGCTCCGCGGGGCGAGCGAGTCCGATCTAGACAAGCGCAAAGTCGCGATCGAGGCCCTATTGAAGCCGATTGAGGAGAAGCTCGGCAACTTCAACGTCGTGCAACAGGACATGGAGCGGGCCCGCACCGAGGCGTACGGCGAGTTGCGCAAGTCTCTCGAAACGGTCAAGGGCGACCATGAGCGGCTGCAGCGCGAGACGCGGAATCTCGTCCAAGCACTGCGCAACCCGGTCCGGCGCGGGCAGTGGGGTGAGTTGCAGCTCAAGCGGGTCGTCGAGATGGCGGGCATGCTCGAGTACTGCGATTTCGAGACGCAGAAGAACTTGAACACCGATGACGGACGATTGCGACCCGACCTCATCGTGAAGCTGCCCAATAACCGAACGGTGGTGGTCGATGCCAAAACTCCGCTCGATGCTTACCTCTCGAGCGTCGATGCCGAAGAGGAGGACGCGCGGCGCACAATGCTGGTCGAGCACGCACGACAGGTCAAGAAGCATGTGGAGCAGCTCAGCGCCAAGTCATACGACAAGCAGTTCGAGTCGTCGCCCGAGTTTGTGGTCCTGTTCTTGCCTGGCGAGTCTCTCTACAGCGCCGCGCTCGAACAGGATCCAAGCCTCATCGAGTTTGGGGTGAACAACAACGTGCTCATTGCGACGCCAACAACGCTCATCGCGCTGCTTCGGTCGGTCGCAGCAGGCTGGCGGCAAGAGAAGCTCGCCGAAGAGGCGCGGCATATTACGACGCTGGGACGCGATCTCCATTCGGCGTTCCGAGTTTTCGCCGACCACTACCAGAATATGGGGAAGAAGCTCACCCAGGCGGTGGATGCCTACAATGACAGCGTCGGTTCGCTCGAACGGAACATCTTGCCGAAGGCGCGCAAACTCAAGTCTCTTGGCGGTGCGCAGGAGGCCGCAGTGGTGGACCTGAATGACATCGACATTTCGGCCCGCACGATCCATGCTCCCGAAGTGTCCGCGCTTCCCGCGAGCGCGGGGCTATTCGAAGAGGGGAGCGACGCCTAA
- a CDS encoding prepilin-type N-terminal cleavage/methylation domain-containing protein, giving the protein MKRKAFTLIELLVVIAIIAILAAILFPVFAQAKLAAKKTQMITNAKQTGLSIILYTDSSDDSYPICVVPNLTAAVETYRPFDNTAQAPNGWFNYPGAQDEYALIWTNTTEPYRKNSGIVEMPGAKVVQISAAPWAAGYGAKLKTPWKTNLTMNGNLHTMSTSGVASVSRMPLAWQGFGDITQEGATMANPRLLCNGTGPCRFNPGGLPQGNATGTRGDVFTMSSRSQGGPRYAPFGGQNIYVFCDSSAKAISFGSGNKSSYPSSTNSLVPLQFLDSETYAESNFIRGRFAGSTSILYVAAFMPDNEFSN; this is encoded by the coding sequence ATGAAGCGCAAGGCTTTTACTCTTATTGAACTGCTGGTCGTCATTGCGATCATCGCGATCCTCGCGGCGATCCTCTTCCCTGTTTTCGCGCAGGCGAAGCTGGCAGCGAAGAAGACTCAGATGATCACGAATGCTAAGCAGACGGGTCTGAGTATCATTCTCTACACCGACTCAAGCGACGATTCGTATCCGATCTGCGTCGTTCCCAACCTCACCGCTGCGGTCGAGACTTACCGGCCGTTCGATAACACGGCTCAGGCGCCCAATGGCTGGTTCAACTACCCAGGAGCCCAGGACGAGTACGCCCTGATCTGGACGAATACGACCGAGCCGTATCGCAAGAACTCTGGCATCGTCGAGATGCCCGGCGCAAAGGTCGTGCAGATCTCGGCCGCACCGTGGGCCGCAGGCTACGGCGCGAAGCTGAAGACACCATGGAAGACCAACCTGACCATGAACGGCAACCTGCATACGATGTCCACCAGTGGCGTCGCTTCGGTCAGCCGCATGCCGCTTGCCTGGCAGGGCTTTGGCGACATCACCCAGGAGGGTGCGACCATGGCCAACCCGCGCTTGCTGTGTAATGGTACGGGTCCGTGCCGCTTCAATCCCGGTGGACTGCCGCAAGGCAACGCCACAGGCACGCGCGGCGACGTCTTCACCATGAGCAGCCGCTCGCAGGGTGGTCCTCGCTACGCACCGTTCGGTGGTCAGAACATCTACGTGTTCTGCGACAGCTCGGCCAAGGCGATCAGTTTCGGTTCTGGCAACAAGTCGTCCTACCCATCGAGCACGAACTCGCTGGTGCCGCTCCAGTTCCTGGATTCGGAGACGTATGCTGAGTCGAACTTCATCCGCGGCCGTTTCGCAGGCTCGACTTCGATCCTGTACGTCGCGGCGTTTATGCCGGATAACGAGTTCTCGAACTAA
- a CDS encoding flagellar motor protein MotB, with product MADGTPIIIKKKKGHGHGHHGGAWKVAYADFVTAMMAFFMVMWIMGMTDSTRSMIQGYFNDPLGFTKNEPKSRVNIQPSNGSPYSTSKSSSKGAGDTEIRTERTEAARAAAEIKNALKGAANESGTGAGPNDAAVQALYKNVEVSVNDEGLVIDFVENAGAVFFEVGSSQIRPGALTLIRRVAPILTRVNRKIVIEGHTDARPYVGNGYDNWDLSNDRAFAMRRALRGSGVPSNQFLEVRAYGPTRLKVPEDPYHFSNRRVTVLLPFTWRGGDKAPGMPRDLLNSEIQGVFKRPVDVGPATELVPKKD from the coding sequence ATGGCTGACGGCACTCCCATTATCATCAAGAAGAAGAAGGGTCATGGCCACGGTCACCACGGTGGTGCCTGGAAGGTCGCCTACGCGGACTTCGTCACGGCGATGATGGCGTTCTTCATGGTTATGTGGATCATGGGAATGACCGACTCCACCCGGAGCATGATCCAGGGATACTTCAACGACCCGCTCGGTTTTACCAAGAACGAGCCCAAGTCGCGCGTTAATATCCAGCCTAGCAATGGCAGTCCGTACAGCACGTCGAAGTCCAGTAGCAAAGGTGCAGGCGACACGGAGATCCGAACCGAGCGAACCGAGGCCGCGCGTGCCGCAGCCGAAATCAAGAACGCTCTGAAAGGAGCCGCCAACGAGTCCGGGACCGGTGCCGGGCCAAACGACGCAGCCGTCCAGGCACTGTACAAGAACGTCGAAGTCTCGGTCAACGACGAAGGGCTCGTGATCGACTTTGTGGAGAACGCGGGCGCGGTGTTCTTCGAAGTGGGTTCCTCGCAGATCCGGCCGGGAGCGTTAACGCTGATCCGACGAGTGGCACCCATCCTGACGCGTGTCAATCGCAAGATCGTGATTGAGGGACACACCGATGCTCGCCCCTACGTGGGGAACGGCTATGACAACTGGGACTTGAGTAACGATCGTGCCTTCGCCATGCGACGGGCTCTCCGCGGCAGCGGCGTCCCGAGCAATCAGTTTCTGGAGGTCCGGGCGTACGGCCCGACGCGCTTGAAGGTACCGGAAGACCCGTATCACTTTAGCAATCGTCGCGTTACGGTCTTGCTCCCCTTTACTTGGCGCGGCGGAGACAAAGCGCCTGGCATGCCGCGGGATCTGCTGAATAGCGAGATTCAGGGGGTCTTCAAACGACCCGTCGATGTCGGACCGGCGACGGAATTGGTCCCGAAGAAGGACTGA
- the motA gene encoding flagellar motor stator protein MotA — protein MFTFIGIFIVLAATLIGYVMHHGNIAVLIQINEFVILGGCAAGSLIAANGMSGFTACIQAVMGLLKPDPFTKPAFVDLLKMMYQLFTIARKEGLLGLEKHVESPSESDIISKFPTFLANHHATDFFCDTLKVILTGAVGPHDLAEMMELDLEVAHAEAKVPVDAIQTVGDAMPGFGIVAAVLGVIITMGKIGGEAAAIGQSVAAALVGTFVGILLAYGVFGPMAKAMEIRLKSEEQYMNCIRFALFSFARGESPITCVEFARRNIVPALRPGFTELETAVKEKAA, from the coding sequence ATGTTCACCTTCATTGGAATCTTTATCGTGTTGGCAGCCACCTTGATTGGCTATGTCATGCACCACGGTAACATCGCCGTTCTCATCCAGATCAACGAATTCGTGATCCTGGGTGGTTGTGCTGCGGGATCGCTCATCGCTGCCAACGGCATGTCCGGTTTCACGGCGTGTATCCAGGCGGTCATGGGGCTGCTGAAGCCAGACCCATTCACAAAGCCGGCGTTCGTCGATCTGCTGAAGATGATGTACCAGCTCTTCACGATCGCGAGGAAGGAAGGTCTGCTCGGCCTCGAAAAGCACGTCGAATCGCCGTCGGAGTCCGACATCATCAGCAAGTTTCCTACATTCCTGGCGAATCACCACGCCACTGACTTCTTCTGCGATACCCTGAAGGTGATCCTCACCGGTGCCGTCGGTCCGCACGACCTCGCCGAGATGATGGAGCTTGACCTCGAGGTCGCCCACGCTGAAGCCAAAGTACCTGTCGATGCAATCCAGACCGTCGGCGACGCCATGCCCGGTTTCGGTATCGTCGCTGCCGTTTTGGGCGTTATCATCACGATGGGAAAGATTGGTGGCGAAGCCGCCGCAATCGGTCAGTCGGTTGCTGCCGCTCTCGTCGGTACTTTCGTCGGTATCTTGCTCGCGTACGGCGTGTTCGGCCCGATGGCCAAGGCGATGGAGATTCGTCTCAAATCCGAAGAGCAGTATATGAACTGCATCCGGTTTGCCCTTTTCAGTTTTGCCCGCGGCGAATCGCCGATCACCTGCGTGGAGTTCGCTCGCCGCAACATCGTTCCCGCCCTCCGACCTGGCTTCACTGAGTTGGAGACGGCGGTGAAGGAGAAGGCCGCTTAA
- a CDS encoding tyrosine--tRNA ligase: MTLEQQIEFLSRGTTEIINRDDLTKKLASGKNLRIKLGVDPTAADVTLGWAVVLRKLRDFQRLGHTACLVIGDFTAQIGDPSGKSKTRKQLTREEVQSNVEAVSQQVFKILDPDRTEISYNRDWLGTMTFEDVIRLASRTTVARILERDDFSKRLKEERPIALHEILYPLCQGYDSVALRADVELGGNDQMFNNLVGRTLMSQYEMEPQVVVLSPLLIGTDGTEKMSQSLGNYVSIIDTPRDMYGKTMSIPDSLIENWLVLCTDVPIDEIATLVKSCHDGSVNPRDVKRRLAREIVSLYHSAEAAEAEDNYFIETFSKKTQVGDAEEVKIPESCIHDGQIAMHALITTLGLAKSNSEAKSKIQQGGVALDADKVSDLLMPIDQVVGRILRVGKHEFRRLS; encoded by the coding sequence ATGACCCTCGAACAGCAAATCGAATTCCTCTCTCGCGGTACGACCGAGATCATCAACCGCGACGACCTCACGAAGAAGCTCGCATCCGGGAAGAACCTGCGCATCAAGCTGGGCGTGGACCCGACTGCTGCCGACGTGACCCTCGGTTGGGCGGTGGTCCTGCGCAAGCTCCGCGACTTCCAGCGCCTGGGCCACACTGCCTGTCTGGTGATCGGCGATTTCACCGCCCAGATCGGCGATCCGAGCGGAAAGAGCAAGACCCGTAAGCAGCTTACGCGTGAGGAGGTGCAGTCCAATGTTGAGGCGGTCTCGCAGCAAGTCTTCAAGATCCTAGACCCGGATCGCACCGAGATCAGCTACAACCGCGATTGGCTGGGAACGATGACCTTTGAAGACGTGATTCGGCTCGCATCGCGCACCACCGTCGCGCGTATCCTCGAGCGCGACGATTTCTCCAAGCGACTCAAGGAGGAGCGACCGATCGCGCTCCACGAGATCCTCTATCCGCTCTGCCAAGGGTATGACTCGGTCGCACTGCGAGCCGACGTCGAGCTCGGTGGGAACGATCAGATGTTCAACAACCTCGTCGGCCGGACGCTGATGAGCCAGTACGAGATGGAACCGCAAGTCGTGGTGCTCTCGCCGTTGCTCATCGGCACCGACGGAACCGAGAAGATGTCCCAATCGCTCGGCAACTACGTCAGCATCATCGACACGCCCCGAGACATGTACGGCAAGACCATGTCGATCCCGGACTCACTCATCGAGAACTGGCTGGTGCTGTGCACCGATGTTCCCATTGATGAGATCGCGACGCTCGTGAAGAGCTGCCACGACGGCAGTGTCAACCCGCGCGACGTTAAGCGGCGGCTCGCCCGCGAGATCGTTTCCCTGTACCATTCGGCTGAGGCCGCGGAGGCGGAGGACAACTACTTTATCGAGACGTTCTCCAAGAAGACCCAGGTGGGCGACGCCGAAGAGGTGAAGATCCCCGAGAGCTGCATCCACGATGGTCAAATTGCCATGCATGCGCTGATCACGACGCTCGGGTTGGCCAAAAGCAATAGCGAGGCCAAGAGCAAGATTCAGCAAGGTGGCGTCGCACTGGATGCGGACAAGGTGTCCGACTTGCTGATGCCCATCGACCAGGTTGTGGGCCGAATCTTGCGGGTCGGAAAGCACGAATTCCGCCGCCTATCGTAG